In a single window of the Dehalococcoidales bacterium genome:
- the mutL gene encoding DNA mismatch repair endonuclease MutL encodes MSKIKVMDEILANKIAAGEVIEKCVSIVKELVENSIDANATDIKIDLIESGVKEIKVTDNGSGMDKEDALLAFQRHASSKLTTDEDLYKIKTLGFRGEALPSIASVSEISIKTSDQNNGTLINIKGGKVISHVSSDLRSGTIIAVKNLFYNTPARLKHLSSLYNELANIIEYVNKIALAYPEIKFTLTNDNKKIFYTDGSNNLLKVINSIYGLEVTKKMLAIKNSNDDYDIEGYISLPEITRSNRNHIITLINNRVVRNQELNKAINDAYHNYKADDRYPIIILKITTDPSIVDVNIHPTKMDVKFGKKEELFELVKETIITKLQSISLIPKVEYKEPAINYEIPTLDLERYIIPDQPILKVDMPNMDTSKLIELYPIGIALGTYIIAQNETGIYLIDQHAAKERINYEKYVKELGNPKPLTTKMLIPFTLELPNNEYLILNENLDILTKMGFNIQEMGINTITVKEHPLWLPINNVEEATRRIIEIILEKEKNFSIEKFNEKVATNLSCKMSIKANTNISTMEMEQLINDLRACINPYNCPHGRPTIIEYSIYELEKLFKRSI; translated from the coding sequence ATGAGTAAAATAAAAGTAATGGATGAAATCCTAGCTAATAAGATAGCTGCCGGAGAAGTAATTGAAAAATGTGTTTCTATTGTTAAGGAATTAGTAGAAAATAGTATTGATGCTAATGCGACTGACATTAAAATAGATTTAATCGAATCTGGGGTTAAAGAAATAAAAGTAACTGATAACGGTAGTGGGATGGATAAAGAGGACGCCTTACTAGCTTTTCAGCGCCATGCTTCTTCAAAACTAACTACGGATGAAGATTTATACAAGATTAAAACTTTAGGCTTTAGAGGCGAAGCCTTGCCCTCCATTGCATCCGTTAGTGAAATTAGTATTAAGACTAGTGATCAAAATAATGGCACCCTTATTAATATTAAAGGTGGTAAGGTTATCAGCCATGTTAGTTCTGATTTGAGAAGTGGCACTATTATTGCCGTTAAGAACTTATTTTATAATACCCCAGCTCGTTTAAAACATCTATCTAGTTTATATAACGAATTAGCTAATATTATTGAATATGTTAATAAAATAGCTTTAGCGTATCCTGAAATTAAGTTTACGTTAACTAATGATAATAAAAAAATATTTTATACTGATGGTAGTAATAATTTATTAAAAGTTATCAATTCTATTTATGGTTTAGAAGTAACCAAAAAGATGTTAGCTATCAAGAATAGTAATGATGATTATGATATTGAAGGTTATATCTCACTGCCCGAAATAACTAGATCTAATCGAAATCATATAATTACTTTAATTAATAATCGGGTAGTTCGTAATCAAGAATTAAATAAAGCTATTAATGATGCTTATCATAATTATAAAGCTGATGATCGTTATCCGATTATTATTTTAAAAATAACTACCGATCCTTCCATAGTCGATGTTAATATTCATCCTACCAAAATGGATGTTAAGTTTGGTAAAAAAGAAGAATTATTTGAATTAGTTAAAGAAACTATTATTACTAAATTACAAAGTATTTCACTAATTCCTAAGGTTGAATATAAGGAACCAGCTATCAATTATGAAATACCCACCTTAGATTTAGAACGTTATATCATTCCTGATCAACCAATTCTTAAAGTAGATATGCCAAATATGGATACGTCTAAATTAATTGAATTATATCCAATTGGCATCGCTTTAGGAACCTATATCATTGCTCAAAATGAAACTGGAATTTATTTAATTGACCAACATGCCGCTAAAGAACGAATTAATTATGAAAAATATGTTAAAGAACTGGGTAATCCCAAGCCTTTAACCACTAAAATGCTAATTCCTTTTACTTTGGAATTACCTAATAATGAGTATTTGATTCTAAATGAAAATCTTGACATTTTAACTAAAATGGGGTTTAATATTCAAGAGATGGGGATTAATACCATAACTGTGAAAGAACATCCTTTATGGTTACCAATAAACAATGTGGAAGAAGCAACTAGAAGAATCATCGAAATCATTTTAGAAAAAGAAAAAAACTTTTCAATTGAAAAGTTTAATGAAAAAGTTGCCACTAACTTAAGTTGTAAAATGAGTATTAAAGCTAATACTAATATTTCAACTATGGAGATGGAGCAACTAATAAATGATTTACGAGCTTGTATCAATCCATATAACTGTCCCCATGGTCGACCTACTATCATTGAATATTCAATTTATGAATTGGAAAAATTATTCAAACGAAGTATTTAA